In the genome of Anabrus simplex isolate iqAnaSimp1 chromosome 6, ASM4041472v1, whole genome shotgun sequence, one region contains:
- the Elp6 gene encoding elongator complex protein 6 isoform X2 → MAALLLGALGVDKEDLVSKLLVVEEHHGSDANFVLTSLMIQRLQKDGGVCLMTLHNTISHYQNVVMKMSGCNLLLLQGKGFVQTFDCLKELSAGLMNDAGNHFLLNHKECVAKTMFLMLKEKVELLCAKRSSVCIVIDDLSDLLAIGVPLSDVLSFFHYCRTLLLSLPELSLIVLSHVVEEDEQQSLLAAGLAHVADVFVTVSALKTGHSSDVSGVLKVRHKNTESVSSQSWNQQNSFQYKLQDRQVKVFAPGTAPSLQ, encoded by the coding sequence ATGGCTGCTCTTCTTCTGGGTGCTCTTGGAGTAGACAAGGAGGACCTAGTTAGTAAATTGCTTGTAGTCGAAGAACATCATGGAAGCGATGCCAACTTTGTTCTTACAAGTTTAATGATTCAGCGATTGCAGAAAGATGGTGGTGTATGCTTGATGACTCTTCATAATACTATTAGCCACTATCAGAATGTGGTTATGAAAATGAGTGGTTGTAATCTCCTTCTTTTACAAGGAAAAGGATTTGTTCAAACATTTGATTGTCTGAAAGAGTTAAGTGCTGGCTTGATGAATGATGCTGGAAACCATTTTCTGTTAAACCATAAGGAATGTGTTGCTAAAACTATGTTTTTGATGTTGAAAGAGAAGGTTGAACTGTTATGTGCAAAAAGAAGTTCTGTATGTATTGTTATTGATGATTTGAGTGATCTCTTGGCAATAGGTGTGCCTTTAAGTGACGTCTTATCCTTTTTTCATTATTGCCGGACGTTGTTACTATCTCTTCCTGAGTTGTCATTGATTGTACTCTCTCATGTTGTTGAAGAAGATGAACAGCAGAGTCTTTTGGCTGCTGGACTAGCCCATGTTGCTGATGTTTTTGTGACAGTTTCTGCTTTGAAAACGGGCCATTCTAGTGATGTTTCAGGAGTTCTCAAAGTAAGACATAAAAATACTGAGTCTGTTTCATCTCAAAGTTGGAACCAACAGaactcttttcaatataaattacaAGATCGTCAGGTGAAGGTGTTTGCACCTGGCACTGCTCCATCCCTTCAGTAA
- the Elp6 gene encoding elongator complex protein 6 isoform X1: MWMAALLLGALGVDKEDLVSKLLVVEEHHGSDANFVLTSLMIQRLQKDGGVCLMTLHNTISHYQNVVMKMSGCNLLLLQGKGFVQTFDCLKELSAGLMNDAGNHFLLNHKECVAKTMFLMLKEKVELLCAKRSSVCIVIDDLSDLLAIGVPLSDVLSFFHYCRTLLLSLPELSLIVLSHVVEEDEQQSLLAAGLAHVADVFVTVSALKTGHSSDVSGVLKVRHKNTESVSSQSWNQQNSFQYKLQDRQVKVFAPGTAPSLQ, encoded by the exons ATGTG GATGGCTGCTCTTCTTCTGGGTGCTCTTGGAGTAGACAAGGAGGACCTAGTTAGTAAATTGCTTGTAGTCGAAGAACATCATGGAAGCGATGCCAACTTTGTTCTTACAAGTTTAATGATTCAGCGATTGCAGAAAGATGGTGGTGTATGCTTGATGACTCTTCATAATACTATTAGCCACTATCAGAATGTGGTTATGAAAATGAGTGGTTGTAATCTCCTTCTTTTACAAGGAAAAGGATTTGTTCAAACATTTGATTGTCTGAAAGAGTTAAGTGCTGGCTTGATGAATGATGCTGGAAACCATTTTCTGTTAAACCATAAGGAATGTGTTGCTAAAACTATGTTTTTGATGTTGAAAGAGAAGGTTGAACTGTTATGTGCAAAAAGAAGTTCTGTATGTATTGTTATTGATGATTTGAGTGATCTCTTGGCAATAGGTGTGCCTTTAAGTGACGTCTTATCCTTTTTTCATTATTGCCGGACGTTGTTACTATCTCTTCCTGAGTTGTCATTGATTGTACTCTCTCATGTTGTTGAAGAAGATGAACAGCAGAGTCTTTTGGCTGCTGGACTAGCCCATGTTGCTGATGTTTTTGTGACAGTTTCTGCTTTGAAAACGGGCCATTCTAGTGATGTTTCAGGAGTTCTCAAAGTAAGACATAAAAATACTGAGTCTGTTTCATCTCAAAGTTGGAACCAACAGaactcttttcaatataaattacaAGATCGTCAGGTGAAGGTGTTTGCACCTGGCACTGCTCCATCCCTTCAGTAA